One window of the Crassaminicella thermophila genome contains the following:
- the ytvI gene encoding sporulation integral membrane protein YtvI gives MNHYLEKYIPLISRIILICTIVFSIYFISTTLIFYILPFVIAWIIASILEPAINFFTKHLKISRNISTFIVLLFFVSCIGSIIALISGIIIVQLTKLSVMLPKYSEKLYFHTNDLTQKMERLYIQLPYDLAQSIINMVNTLSESLTSIITKLISSLLSFISAIPGFFIFLFVTIIATFFIARDKSEIKKFIITQLPANTLSKSRIFKNDLLFALMGYIKAQLILMFITFIESTIGLTIIGIDYSVLIALIASIIDVFPILGTGCVYIPLILWEILSNDYKSAIGLGILYGIILFIRQLFEPKILGNQIGLYPLVTLISMYIGLKLFGLLGLMIGPICVIICITLQKIDILPRWKE, from the coding sequence ATGAATCATTATCTAGAAAAGTATATCCCTTTAATTAGTAGAATCATTCTTATATGTACTATTGTTTTTAGCATATATTTTATATCTACAACCCTCATATTCTATATACTTCCTTTTGTTATTGCTTGGATTATAGCTTCCATTCTAGAGCCAGCAATAAATTTCTTTACAAAGCACTTAAAAATCTCTCGAAATATATCTACATTTATAGTTTTATTATTTTTTGTTTCATGTATTGGTTCTATAATCGCACTTATTAGTGGTATCATTATTGTACAATTAACAAAATTATCTGTTATGCTCCCTAAGTATTCAGAAAAATTATACTTTCACACAAATGATCTTACTCAAAAAATGGAACGTTTATATATACAATTGCCTTATGACCTTGCACAATCCATTATAAACATGGTAAATACATTATCTGAAAGTTTAACATCTATTATAACAAAGCTCATCTCTTCATTATTAAGTTTTATTTCCGCTATTCCTGGATTTTTTATATTTCTATTCGTAACAATTATAGCCACATTTTTCATTGCTAGAGATAAAAGTGAAATCAAAAAATTTATTATAACCCAGTTACCTGCTAACACACTTTCTAAAAGCAGAATTTTCAAAAATGATCTATTATTTGCTTTAATGGGCTACATAAAAGCACAATTAATTCTTATGTTTATAACTTTTATAGAAAGTACAATAGGTTTAACAATTATAGGTATTGACTATTCTGTACTTATTGCATTAATAGCAAGTATAATTGATGTCTTTCCTATATTAGGAACTGGCTGTGTATATATCCCCCTTATCTTATGGGAAATTTTATCAAACGATTATAAAAGTGCTATTGGTTTGGGCATACTATATGGAATAATCCTATTTATAAGACAATTATTTGAACCAAAAATTTTAGGAAACCAGATTGGACTTTATCCTCTTGTTACACTAATCTCCATGTATATAGGATTAAAATTATTTGGACTTTTAGGACTAATGATAGGTCCTATCTGTGTAATCATTTGCATAACACTTCAAAAAATTGACATTCTTCCTAGATGGAAAGAATAA